From Paenibacillus sp. FSL H8-0537:
TGAAGGTCCAAATTGCAGTGCGAGCCTCCTCTGTTGGCACAGCCAGCTCGTGAATCGTCATTTTACGGTTTTCAATTTGATAGCTCACATATCCTGCCACCTCATCGTCCGCATTATAATATACAGCTGTGTGACCGGGCTTGCTGAGTACACGCTGAGCCCACCACTCGGATGTTCTAACAAGCGTTCCCGTATACCGCGATACAAACTTGGCATACACCTCATCCAGCAGCGCACTATCCACCTCTGCCAGCCGCTGCATTCGGCCGCTTGTCACTTTACGCAGAGGAAGCTGGCCCGCTGCAATCGTATACGCCTTGCGCTCCACCGTCATCTCCCAGCCGAATTTCCGATAGAAGGCAAACGCAAACGGATGAAGCATGCTTACCGTCTGCCCTGCGCCCTTCATTAACTCAAGCGACCGTTTTAATAACTCGCTTACACAGCCAAGTCTTCTTGCCTCCGGCCATGTCGCAACCCCCGCAAGCCCGCCCATCGCGAACGGCTTGCCTTGCACCCAAATTTCGAGCGGCAGCAAAGTAAGCGCCGAGAGTAGCTCCCCCTGCTCATCGAATGCGCCAAGCTCCTGCTCCGGGCGGAATTTTTGCTCATTCTGCTCCCGCTGGCTTGGTGTAAGTTTAAATTGAAAGGCATATTCGGACAGCTTCAATCTTTCCTCAAAATGTTTGGCTTCCAGCGCTCTGATCTCCATCTCCAATAGCCTCCTTGTTGTCCCCTTTTGCTCTAGTCGCTCAGCTTGCAAGCGTACCTTAGTCCATCTGCTTCTATCATACCTTAGGGAGCAGCCTAGCGGCAAAAGAAAAGCCGCCAGGCCATGAGCCATGACCGGCGGCTTGAAGCAATAAAAGAACAGCGAGCAGCTCATTTCGCTTGCGAGCTCCACCCTCCTGATTGCCGATCTCTATTGTTGAAAAAATAATTTAATTTCGCGAGCAGCGCTTTCATCTGAGTCTGAACCATGTACGATGTTGCTTTCAACGGATAACGCATAATCGCCGCGAATCGATCCGGGCTGAGCTTCCTTCGGATTGGTTTTGCCAATGATGTTTCTTGCATTTTGCACCGCATCGGGCCCTTCCAAAATCATCGCAAACACCTTGCCGGAAGTAATGAAATCTACCAATTCGCCGAAAAATGGTTTTTCCACATGCTCCACATAATGCTGCTTAGCAAGCGCTACATCTACATTCATCAGCTTGGCTTGTACAAGCTCAAACCCTTTTTCCTCAAACCTTGCTACGATATTGCCAATTAGGCCGCGTTTAACCCCATCCGGTTTCACCATTACAAAAGTACGACTCATACGCTAACTTCCTCTCTTCTATTCTAAACTGTTATTATCCATTTCATTTCCTGTCAAATCTAATGCTAGATTACGGACGGCAAGGATCAATTATAGAATAATCAGACTTTTCAAAGATTTCGTCGAAATCCTCAATTCCTTTTTCCAAAATAATCGCCGCTTCTTTTTCGGTAATCGGAACTGCCCATAAGAGTGGAAAAACCTCATCGCCCACCTTCAGCTCCTCCAAGCTATCGCTTTCGCCGCGCAGCTCATCGATCAACAAAGCTTTCGCATTCCAGTTGTCTGGTGCTAAAGCACTTGAGCCCATGACGAGAGGAACAGACGAGCTGGAGGCTTTTTCGATATGGTGTGCAATTAAATCGGCAAAATAATGAAAGATTCGCTCTTGCTTCTCTCCTCCCAAATCAGAAGGAAGCGCCAGCATCCATTCAGAGGCTACGGGTTGCCCAGACTTGTGAAACGTATTGGACAAGCCAATCGTCACAAACCTTGAAACGCCTCCCCGATCGGGAAAAAGATACATTTCAATATAGACGCCGCTCTCCGCCCTAGACAGCACTACCCGATATTCCGGCATGCCCCACTGTGCCATATACGCGCCAAGCAAAATGCTTCTGCGAACATCGAAGGTAAACCTCTCATTTTCATTTAAAAATTCGATTTTCATAAAAGCACCCTATCGCAACAGCGGTTTGTTCGGCAAGTAATGGAGCGATTTCACGTAACGAATCGTACGGGTTTTGGCCCGCATAACGATCGAATGTGTCTCAGCCCGCTGATCGGGCAAATAACGAACACCGCCCATAAACTCGCCTGGCGTAACGCCAGTCGCAGCGAAAATCACATCATCCGTGCCGACCATATCGTTGATATACAAAATTTTGCGAGGGTCGGACAGCCCCATAGAAATGCAGCGCTCGTACTGCTCTTCATTTTCCGGCATGAGGCGTCCTTGAATTTCTCCGCCTAGACATTTAAGTGCAGCAGCTGCCAGCACACCTTCAGGCGCACCGCCAGAGCCTACATACAAATCAATGCCCGCTTCTGGGAAGGAAGGTGCCATCGCGCCCGCTACGTCTCCGTCTGACAGAAACTTGATTCGGACACCTGCTTTGCGCAGCTCTAGAATGGTATCTGCATGACGCTCTCGATCGAGAATCATGACGGTGAGATCAGATACTGGCTTATCAAGGGCGAGGGCCGCTTTTTCAAGCGTTGTCACAATCGGGTCGCGCAGCGACAGCTTCCCGGCAAGCGCAGGGCCCACTGCAAGCTTCTCCATATACATGTCAGGGGCATGCAGCAATTGGCCTTTCGGCGCTACAGCAAGGACAGCCATAGCATTATTTAGCCCCTTGGCAACGATCTCAGTACCCTCAAGCGGGTCTACTGCCACGTCAACCTCAGGACCATTCATGCTGCCGACCTGCTCTCCGATATACAGCATCGGCGCCTCATCCATCTCGCCTTCGCCAATTACAACGGTTCCACGAATGGAAACGGTGTCGAACATGCTGCGCATCGCTTCCGTTGCCGCACCGTCTGCGCTATGCTTGTCGCCGCGTCCCATCCATGGAGAAGCCGCAAGTGCGGCAAGCTCCGTTACTCGTATAAGCTCCAAAGATAATTCGCGTTCCAGCATCTGTTATCTCCCTCTCCTTCGTATTGCCAACTTTTCGCCTTCTATACCTTCTTGTCCAGCAATTCTAGCTGTTCATCATTTCTATAATAATGCCAGCCGTTTCCTCAATCGCCCGGCTCGTCACATCAATGACAGGGCAGCCCAGCTCCTCCATAACGCGCGATGCATGATTAAGCTCCTCCATGATGCGTTCCATGGAAGCGTATTGGGCCGAACCCGGCAAGCCTAGCGTCTTCAAACGCTCGGACCTTATGTGCAGCAGTTGCTCCGGCTGCATCGTCAAGCCAACAATAAGCCGGCCTGGCAATGGGTACAGCTCAGCTGGCGGCTTTACCTCTGGCATCAGCGGCAAATTCGCCGCTTTAATGCCTTTGTGGGACAAGAACACGCTAAGCGGCGTCTTCGACGTCCGCGATGCGCCGATCAGCACCACTTGGGCCTGCATAAAACCTCTCGCATCTTTTCCATCATCATATTTAACCGCGAACTCAATCGCTTCCATTCGGCGATAATATTCATCATCCATCGAATGCAGCAAGCCGGGCTTGCGTTTGGGAAAGCTGCCAAAGGTATCCACGTAGGCTTGCATCATCGGACCCATCACATCGACTGCGCGAACACCCCAGCGTAAAGCTTCTTGCTTCATAAGCTCGCGCAATTCCGGCTGGACGAGCGTATAGCTGATGAAGCCGCCAGTGCGTGCTGCCTCGGCAACAAGCTGAATAACCTCGTCCTCCGTCTTCATGTGACCATAACGCTTAATTTTGACATGCTCCGAAGAAAACTGCCGCAGCGTTGCTTTCGCCACTGCCTCAGCTGTTTCGCCTACGGCATCGGAGCACACGTATATGATTTCTTCTGTCATAAACCCTGTTCCCCCAGTTCCTCTGCTGCTGCGATGTCCGACATCAGACGAATTATATTGGATTTGGACACCCAACCGGTAACCTCGGGACCTTGACCGGACTCGTCCACCGACGTAATAACCGGCAAACAGTCCACTTGATGTAAAATCATTTTGCGAATCGCATCCGCCACCGAATCATCGCTGGAAAGCGTCACGATATTCGGGAAGCGCGTCATGACCATGCTTACTGGAATGGATGCAGCTCCCGCATTGCCTAGCGTAATTTTCAGCAAGTCCTTGGGCGTAACGATGCCGACAAATTTTTTATCTTCATTAACAATCAGCAGCGTATCCGCATTTTCGGTAAACAAAGTGATAACAGCATCATGAACGGAAAGGGTATCCGGTATGTTCACTGGCACGCCTTGTATTTCAGCAACCTTCATATGATCAAAGCGCTGCCTCGTTTCCGAGTTGTCGATGCCGAGGTAAGCATTGCCTAGGAAATAACCGACTTTAGGCTTGGCATCAAGAAGCCCCAGCATCACGAGCAGCGAAAAATCCGAGCGCAGAGTAGGACGACTCACGCCTATATAATCTGCAAGTTGCTCTCCGGTAACAGGCGCATGCTTCTTTACCAGCTCAATAAGCTCTAACTGCCTGGATGATAGCTGTATGACCGTTCTCTCCCCCTCTCGACCATATCTATCTATAAGATAGTCATCATATTAAATGGTCATTATCCGCAATTAATATAACACATATAAATATAATGCACAATATATAAGACGACATAATGCTATTAGTGTTTCTGATAGCGGATTAAAGAGAACGATATAATGCTTATTCATGACCTTTTCGAAAAAAATGACCGCTATATGACGCTTGGTCTCCTTAAGGCGCGAGTCATATCCCACATTTATGGGATGGTGCATTCTCCTCCACCCTCTATAATTGAGAATGATTCTTAACGAAACCACACAAACACTTAAGGAGTTGGACAAACAAATGGGTACATTTCGTCACCAGATCAGCAGACTGCTAATGGCAGGCACACTTGCTGCAGCCATGATTATTGCCGGCTGCTCCAGCAGCGAGCAGGAGCCGCAGGCTTCAAGCCCCGCTTCGAATGCGACGGCAGCAGCAGAGACAACGGCCGAAGCTGCGGCACAGCAGCAGGCCACTGAAGCACCTGCACAGGAAGCGCAAGCTGTCACTTTGCTAACGCCAAAAGCGCCTTCGCTCATTCCGGCACTTCTTGCGGCGGACAAGCCTGCCGATACCATTGCGCTTAAAATCGAAACTTGGGATACGATTGAGCAATTGCTTGCCCGCATCCAAAACGGCGATGCCGCCTTTATTGCAGCACCGCTTAATGTAGGCAGCAATCTTTATGCCAAAGGCTTGCCGGTGCAGCTCATTCAAGTTAATACATGGGGCTCTATGTACCTCATATCGACGGATACGGAAAAACAAACGCTCGCCGATCTCGCAGGCGAAACCGTATATATTCCCGGCCAAGGCGGCCCTCCTGACACCCTGACGAAATATTTGATAAAAGAAGCCGCACTTGCTTCGGACATCGAGCTCGCCTATTCGACAATTCCGGATATGATGCAGCAGCTTGCTGCGGGAACGATCAAGCATGCTGTGCTGCCGGAGCCAGTTCTTAGCGGACTGCGCATAAAGCTGGAAGGCAAGCTGTCCCAAGTGGTCGATTATGATGCAGCGTGGCAAAAAGCATTTGGCGAAAGCTTGCCGCAAACAGGCATATTCGTCAATAGCGAATGGGCCAAAACCAATAAAGAGGCGATTGCCGCTTTCCAAAGCCAGTATAAAACAGCGCTGGAGGAAGCCATTCAGCCAGGAGCGGATCTAACGGCAGCCGCCGAAGCCTTCGGCATGCCGGAAGCTGTGCTGACGCAGGCCATGGGCAAAATCATGCTCACTTTCAAAACCGCCGCAGAGGCAAGGCAAGAGACCGATCGCTACTTTGATATATTGCTGAAACTGGCGCCAGAGTCAGTCGGGGGCAAGCTGCCGGATGATGGCTTCTACTACGCGCCGTAATCGCTTGCAGCCAATAAGTACTGCGCTGCTTCTGCTGCTGGCTTGGGCGGGAGCGGCGCGTTTGTATCCGCCGGTCATTTTGCCCGGCCCCGTCGAAACGCTGCAAGCATTAGCAGCACTCATTGCCGAAGGTCAGCTGTGGGAGCCGCTTAAGCGTACTATCGCCCGTTTTGCCACAGGCTTCGCTCTCGCCTTCCTGCTTGGAGCCGGTATAGGTGCAGCCGCCGGCTGGCGGGAAAGCGTACATGCGTTTATTCGTCCCGCCATTTCACTGCTTCAGGCGGTGCCACCGGTGTCTTGGATGCTGCTGGCCATCATGTGGTTTGGCACGAACGGTGGTGCGCAGGTGCTCATTGTAATGATAGCGCTTATGCCTGTTTTCTTTTTCAATACGGTAGAAGGGGTTAGACAAGCGCCCCATGAGCTGCTGGAAATGGCCGCCGTGTACCAAGTAAGCACTGGTAAACGGATTACTGGGATTTACATGCCCGCATTAAAGCCCTTCTGGTCAGCAGCTATTATGGTCAATCTAGGTATGGGCTGGAAAACGGTGGTCATGGCGGAGCTTATTAGCGGACATACGGGGATTGGCGCGTCGATGAATACGGCGCGGATTTACTTGGAAATGCCGGACGTTATGGCATGGACGCTCGTCATTGCCCTGCTCGGCCTATCGATGGAGCAGCTCGCACGAAAGCTGCTCCATCGCAAAGGGCCAGCAGGTGCCGAATAACATGATCTTGAAGGAGAATCGCTGATGCAGTTCGACAACATCAAGCTGAGCTTTGGCGGCAAAACGATATTCCATGATTTTTTCTTGCAATTGGGCGAGGGAAAAATCACCTGCCTAATGGGCGCCTCCGGCATTGGCAAAACATCGCTTCTTCGCTGTGCAGCAGGCTTGGAGAAGCCCGAGCAAGGCCGGGTGACTCGCAACAGCAATTGCAATTGCACTAGCACTAGCACTAGCACTAGCACTAATTTCAGCAACAACATCAGTAAAGGCAATAGCAGCAGCATCAAGCATCGCATCAGCTGCGTTTTCCAAGAGCCACGCTTGCTGCCCGGCAAAACCGTGCTGGATAATGTACTGTGGGTGCTGGGCCAAAGCAGCTCCAAGTCTGCAAAAAACAGCATCGCTCGCGATAGGGTCATTGAGCTGCTCCGCGAAGCAGGACTTGCCTCTGCCATCCATCACTTCCCCCACCAGCTCAGTGGCGGCATGCGGCAGCGTGTTTCGCTCGTGCGGGCATTCGCCGCAAGCCCTGAATGGCTGCTGATGGATGAGCCATTTCAAAGTCTTGATCCGGCCACACGGCTAAACATGCATCAGCTGCTGCTTAATCTATGGGAGAAGGACAAGCCTACCGTACTCCTCGTCACCCATGACTGCGATGAAGCATTAAGGCTTGGTTCGAGAATTGTTCTGCTTGCAGGCTCCCCCGCCTCCATAGCTTTGGACATTCATGAAGAGCAGCAGCGGATTAAAGTCAGCGACGAATACCAAATGAGCATCACGCACCCAGTGGAGACCAGCCTTGGGTCCGCTTTTAACGAAGCAGATCATAAGCGGCTAAAACAGCTCATTGGCGCGGAAACTTAAATTTAAGCCTACACCTAAGAAGCCAGCAGGGCTCGGGAAGCTTTTCCCGGCTCTGCTGGCTTCTTTTTCTTCAATCATAAGCGAACTGCGTTATTCCTCCGTCATCTCCAGGAACAGCTTTACATCGGCAGTCGTCAAAGCGACCGCTTCACGCCAGAAATCCGGTTCCTCCAAGTTGACGCCCAAATGCTTTTGCGCTAAATCCTCAACTGTCATGCGGCCGGTATCTTGCAGCAGCGCCACATAGCGGTCAGCAAAAGCTGCTCCTTCCTTCACTGCCCGTGCGTAAATGCCCGCGCTGAACAAGTAGCCGAACGTATACGGGAAGTTGTAGAAAGGCACATCCGTAAAGTAGAAATGCAGCTTCGATGCCCAGAACAACGGATGCACCTGTCCGAATGCGCCGCAGAATGCTTCATGCTGCGCTTCCTCCATCAGCTTGTTCAGCTCTTCCACGGTCAGCATGCCTTCGGCACGACGCTCATAGAAACGCGTCTCGAATAAAAACCGCGCATGAATATCCATGAAAAAGGACACCGCGCTGCTCAATTTTTCTTCCAGCAGAGCGATTTTCTCATCTTTGTCCGTAGCAGCCTTGAGCGCGGAATCCGATACGATCAGCTCTGCGAACGTCGAGGCTGTTTCTGCCACATTCATCGCATATTCCTGCGAATAGGCTGGCAAATCATTCATGACATGCTGATGGTAAGCATGTCCAAGCTCATGCGCGAGTGTCGACACATTCGATGCTGTACCCGAATACGTCATAAAAATTCTTGTCTCTTTGCTTTTCGGCAAAGAAGTACAGAAGCCTCCAGGACGTTTGCCCGGACGATCCTCAACCTCGATCCATTTATCTACAAATGCTTTTTCCGAAAAAGCGGCCAGCTCCGGGCTGAACTTCGCAAACTGCTCCAAAATTTGCGCCGCGCCCTCGTCGTAGCTGACAACCTTCTCCGCCGTACCGATGGACGCATACATGTCGTGCCAATCCATCTGCTCGACACCAAGCAGCTTCGCTTTGCGCTGCATATATTTGACCAGCTCCGGCTTGCCCTCATTGATCGCCGACCACATGGCCCCGATCGTCTTCTCGCTCATCCGGTTCATTTGCAGCGGCTCCTTGAGCGCCGAATCCCAGCCGCGCTTGCCATACAATTTCAGGCGGAAGCCCGATATTCGGTTCAAGGCGTCTGCGCACAGATCAGCCTGTTCGCCCCATTCCCGTTCCCACTCGGCAAAAGCCGCCTGCCGCACCGTACGGTCGCTAGCTGACAGCTTATTAAACATCTGTCCTGCCGAAAGCTCGCGCTTCTCGCCATCTGCATCGACATCATTAAATTTCGCCCGCGATACGACGAGATTGTACAAATCTCCCCAGCCATGATAGCCGTCCACCGCCATATCTTCGATTAAAGACTCCAGCTCCGGAGACAGCTTCTCCTTCGCCTGCTCGCGGCGCTCCGTCAAGCTGAATGCAATCTCAGCCGCTGGCCCTTCGCTGATCCACGCTGCCCAGCTGGCATCGTCCACACTCCGCAGCACATTATCGTAGCGCGTCAGCGCGCCCTGAAAAGCCGCATTCAATGTTTTAATGCGATCATTCAGAGCAGTTGCCGCCTTGTCCTTCATATTTTGCGCGGTCAAGCAAGCTACGAATGAATCCGACTGGCGCATCCGCAGCAAAACCGACTGTACAAGCTCCGTTGCCTTGTTTAAATATGTAGCTCCCTCCTGCGGTGCTGCCAGCAGCTCCTCTAGCTCCGACAGTTCCTGCTGCACCGCAGCCAGCTCCGCTGCAAAAGCCTCCGAGCCCGCTCCTCCTGCATAAATAGAGTCCAAATTCCATGTTAATGAATAATGACCAACTGACATTCGCCTATCTCCTCTCCTTGCCCAATCATCAGCCTATTAATAGGTGTGAAACTTATAATTGCTTCTATTTCACTAAAAACCGCCCGCAAGATTCGCTTTTCATTTGCGCATTCTCCGGAGGCGGTGTATAACTTAATTATATACAGATTGGAGGATTTCTACCATGTCCCAGCCTTTACAAATTTCAGCGGATACCGCAATCAAGCTGTCTAAGCAGCTCGGCATACCGATTGAACACTTAATGCATATGCCAAAGCACATTTTGCTGCAAAAGCTCGGGGAGCTCGCCAAAGCCGAAGCACAGGCGAGCGCAGCCGCTGCGAACCCTTCTGAAGATGAAGCTTCAGGAGACAAGCCTGTATGATTCCGTTTGAGAACACCTGGCCCTACGACATCATCATGAATGATATCTATGTACATGCTTGTCCATTTTGCCAGGCCAGCAATGTGTTACTCCCGATTCGTCCCAAGGAAATTCCGCTCATTCAGCAAGGCAAAAAAAAGCTGCTGGTCTTTCCCTGCTGCCACAACCGAGTAACGATCATCGATGTAGATGGCGACTATTTGCTGGCAACTGAGCGCTTGCGCAAGCTAGGCAGCTAACCAGGCAGCGCGGACAAGCCCTCCAAGCCTTTTATGAAAAATAGAGCGCCTGTCCCTTGTCTGAAGCCTCCTGCTCCCGTTCAACTAAATCAGGCTAGCAGGCAATTGCCCGCTGGCCTCACAGCAAAAACAAGAAGCTTCCGCACCCGCTGCTTACAGCGGAAATGCGAAAGCTTCTTTATTTGTACCAGACTGCTTCATGCCTGATTCGTATTAAGCAGATGTCAGTTCGCCATGCGGCTCTTGCTCCAGCATTCTGCTCGTTTCCTGCTCCTCGCGAATGAGCTGCCATTGCTCGCGGCTTGCCCGTATCATCGCGGCATCCATAATGCGCTTGTCATTCACGATGCGCGAGAACCAGCGCACAGCCTCAGCACGTTCGCCGATGCGTCTGTTCAGCTCGCCAATCAAATACATCAGCTTAGCGCCATTAAGCTCCGCGCCTTCCCCTTCAAAAACTCTTAAATAGGCTTGCAGCGCAAATCTCAGAAACCGCTGCTCTTCGGCGTGGTTGCCTTCATAGCGGTACAACCATGCAATGTGATGCAAAATGCCAGCGATAACACGTTGGGACTCGCTCACCGATTGGGCCGACAACAGCGCCAGCTTGTACGTAGCCATAGCCTGTTGAAGTGTGCGCTCTCCGCTAAACTCACGTGCAGCCCAGCGCGAGCCAATATTTTCATAATAGCTCATCTTCTGTTTATCGCTCAGCCGTTCCGTTCCATTCTCCGTCGACGCATAGCCGCATGTTGGGCATACGCGAACGACATAATAATCGGGATTTATATCCGCTTTATAATATCCGCAGAAGTCTGTGTCTGACTTCACCGCTTTCTTAAAACTAGGACGCACGCGCGAGGTTATAAAGCTTGTCTCACAGCAAATGCATTGTACTTTCGTTTCGTATAGCGGTTCCATACAGACCACATCTCCTATTCCGGTGTGTTTACAAAATGATGGGCAGGTCCTGATAGTCGTTCAATTACAAATTGTCTTAGCTCGTCCTCAATGCCTACTTCCTGTAGCGCTCTGTTCATACAATCGAGCCAAGCCTCAGCACGCTGTGGCGTAATCTCGAAAGGCATATGCCGAGCACGCATCATCGGATGGCCGAAAGCATCAGAAAACAGCGTTGGCCCTCCAAAAAACTGGGTGAGAAACATGTGCTGCTTCTCCATAACCGGATTAATATCTTCCGGAAACAGCGGACCAAGAAGGGGATGAGCTTGTACCTTCGGGTAAAATGCTTCCACAATAAGTCTTAAAGACCTATCTCCTCCAAGTGCTTCATAGAGGCTTATATTCCTATTCATCGTCATTTTCAGCTCCAATTAGTAGGTATTTAGTATTATATCACAGAAAAATTTGGCTGTCTCAACAATTTTGCCTCGTATCACCCTCCTTCCGGCCCCTTTGTCCCGGTTCGTTCTGGGCCATAAGCCTATTATAATATAATTAAGCTTGCTTTTAATTTCTATTCCCATCTAAAAGCGGCGAATTCGTGATTAATCAGACGTTATTTGAACAGCTTGCTTGCTCATTTTTACGAGCTTCACTACAAGGTCAATGAGGCAGGCAGCACAAAAAAAGACGGCAC
This genomic window contains:
- a CDS encoding ABC transporter ATP-binding protein — translated: MQFDNIKLSFGGKTIFHDFFLQLGEGKITCLMGASGIGKTSLLRCAAGLEKPEQGRVTRNSNCNCTSTSTSTSTNFSNNISKGNSSSIKHRISCVFQEPRLLPGKTVLDNVLWVLGQSSSKSAKNSIARDRVIELLREAGLASAIHHFPHQLSGGMRQRVSLVRAFAASPEWLLMDEPFQSLDPATRLNMHQLLLNLWEKDKPTVLLVTHDCDEALRLGSRIVLLAGSPASIALDIHEEQQRIKVSDEYQMSITHPVETSLGSAFNEADHKRLKQLIGAET
- a CDS encoding ABC transporter permease subunit — translated: MMASTTRRNRLQPISTALLLLLAWAGAARLYPPVILPGPVETLQALAALIAEGQLWEPLKRTIARFATGFALAFLLGAGIGAAAGWRESVHAFIRPAISLLQAVPPVSWMLLAIMWFGTNGGAQVLIVMIALMPVFFFNTVEGVRQAPHELLEMAAVYQVSTGKRITGIYMPALKPFWSAAIMVNLGMGWKTVVMAELISGHTGIGASMNTARIYLEMPDVMAWTLVIALLGLSMEQLARKLLHRKGPAGAE
- the glpX gene encoding class II fructose-bisphosphatase, giving the protein MERELSLELIRVTELAALAASPWMGRGDKHSADGAATEAMRSMFDTVSIRGTVVIGEGEMDEAPMLYIGEQVGSMNGPEVDVAVDPLEGTEIVAKGLNNAMAVLAVAPKGQLLHAPDMYMEKLAVGPALAGKLSLRDPIVTTLEKAALALDKPVSDLTVMILDRERHADTILELRKAGVRIKFLSDGDVAGAMAPSFPEAGIDLYVGSGGAPEGVLAAAALKCLGGEIQGRLMPENEEQYERCISMGLSDPRKILYINDMVGTDDVIFAATGVTPGEFMGGVRYLPDQRAETHSIVMRAKTRTIRYVKSLHYLPNKPLLR
- a CDS encoding DUF2225 domain-containing protein, translated to MEPLYETKVQCICCETSFITSRVRPSFKKAVKSDTDFCGYYKADINPDYYVVRVCPTCGYASTENGTERLSDKQKMSYYENIGSRWAAREFSGERTLQQAMATYKLALLSAQSVSESQRVIAGILHHIAWLYRYEGNHAEEQRFLRFALQAYLRVFEGEGAELNGAKLMYLIGELNRRIGERAEAVRWFSRIVNDKRIMDAAMIRASREQWQLIREEQETSRMLEQEPHGELTSA
- a CDS encoding helix-turn-helix transcriptional regulator, which translates into the protein MDRYGREGERTVIQLSSRQLELIELVKKHAPVTGEQLADYIGVSRPTLRSDFSLLVMLGLLDAKPKVGYFLGNAYLGIDNSETRQRFDHMKVAEIQGVPVNIPDTLSVHDAVITLFTENADTLLIVNEDKKFVGIVTPKDLLKITLGNAGAASIPVSMVMTRFPNIVTLSSDDSVADAIRKMILHQVDCLPVITSVDESGQGPEVTGWVSKSNIIRLMSDIAAAEELGEQGL
- the ndk gene encoding nucleoside-diphosphate kinase; translated protein: MSRTFVMVKPDGVKRGLIGNIVARFEEKGFELVQAKLMNVDVALAKQHYVEHVEKPFFGELVDFITSGKVFAMILEGPDAVQNARNIIGKTNPKEAQPGSIRGDYALSVESNIVHGSDSDESAAREIKLFFQQ
- a CDS encoding YycC family protein, with the translated sequence MSQPLQISADTAIKLSKQLGIPIEHLMHMPKHILLQKLGELAKAEAQASAAAANPSEDEASGDKPV
- a CDS encoding suppressor of fused domain protein; translated protein: MKIEFLNENERFTFDVRRSILLGAYMAQWGMPEYRVVLSRAESGVYIEMYLFPDRGGVSRFVTIGLSNTFHKSGQPVASEWMLALPSDLGGEKQERIFHYFADLIAHHIEKASSSSVPLVMGSSALAPDNWNAKALLIDELRGESDSLEELKVGDEVFPLLWAVPITEKEAAIILEKGIEDFDEIFEKSDYSIIDPCRP
- a CDS encoding globin, translating into MNRNISLYEALGGDRSLRLIVEAFYPKVQAHPLLGPLFPEDINPVMEKQHMFLTQFFGGPTLFSDAFGHPMMRARHMPFEITPQRAEAWLDCMNRALQEVGIEDELRQFVIERLSGPAHHFVNTPE
- a CDS encoding M3 family oligoendopeptidase — translated: MSVGHYSLTWNLDSIYAGGAGSEAFAAELAAVQQELSELEELLAAPQEGATYLNKATELVQSVLLRMRQSDSFVACLTAQNMKDKAATALNDRIKTLNAAFQGALTRYDNVLRSVDDASWAAWISEGPAAEIAFSLTERREQAKEKLSPELESLIEDMAVDGYHGWGDLYNLVVSRAKFNDVDADGEKRELSAGQMFNKLSASDRTVRQAAFAEWEREWGEQADLCADALNRISGFRLKLYGKRGWDSALKEPLQMNRMSEKTIGAMWSAINEGKPELVKYMQRKAKLLGVEQMDWHDMYASIGTAEKVVSYDEGAAQILEQFAKFSPELAAFSEKAFVDKWIEVEDRPGKRPGGFCTSLPKSKETRIFMTYSGTASNVSTLAHELGHAYHQHVMNDLPAYSQEYAMNVAETASTFAELIVSDSALKAATDKDEKIALLEEKLSSAVSFFMDIHARFLFETRFYERRAEGMLTVEELNKLMEEAQHEAFCGAFGQVHPLFWASKLHFYFTDVPFYNFPYTFGYLFSAGIYARAVKEGAAFADRYVALLQDTGRMTVEDLAQKHLGVNLEEPDFWREAVALTTADVKLFLEMTEE
- a CDS encoding ABC transporter substrate-binding protein is translated as MGTFRHQISRLLMAGTLAAAMIIAGCSSSEQEPQASSPASNATAAAETTAEAAAQQQATEAPAQEAQAVTLLTPKAPSLIPALLAADKPADTIALKIETWDTIEQLLARIQNGDAAFIAAPLNVGSNLYAKGLPVQLIQVNTWGSMYLISTDTEKQTLADLAGETVYIPGQGGPPDTLTKYLIKEAALASDIELAYSTIPDMMQQLAAGTIKHAVLPEPVLSGLRIKLEGKLSQVVDYDAAWQKAFGESLPQTGIFVNSEWAKTNKEAIAAFQSQYKTALEEAIQPGADLTAAAEAFGMPEAVLTQAMGKIMLTFKTAAEARQETDRYFDILLKLAPESVGGKLPDDGFYYAP
- a CDS encoding GNAT family N-acetyltransferase, which codes for MEIRALEAKHFEERLKLSEYAFQFKLTPSQREQNEQKFRPEQELGAFDEQGELLSALTLLPLEIWVQGKPFAMGGLAGVATWPEARRLGCVSELLKRSLELMKGAGQTVSMLHPFAFAFYRKFGWEMTVERKAYTIAAGQLPLRKVTSGRMQRLAEVDSALLDEVYAKFVSRYTGTLVRTSEWWAQRVLSKPGHTAVYYNADDEVAGYVSYQIENRKMTIHELAVPTEEARTAIWTFISNHDSMLDEVTVTVANDDPLPFLLPDPRIKQELQSYFMTRIVDAEAFVSQYPFAAGDQEEALELVITDAHAEWNNGQFRLVFDADGTARLTRIEEEQSDMKQAPAAPQLALDIQTLSALLLGGRKASWLAEAGRITGDAEAAALLERRIPQHKTFLMDFF
- a CDS encoding pyruvate, water dikinase regulatory protein; translated protein: MTEEIIYVCSDAVGETAEAVAKATLRQFSSEHVKIKRYGHMKTEDEVIQLVAEAARTGGFISYTLVQPELRELMKQEALRWGVRAVDVMGPMMQAYVDTFGSFPKRKPGLLHSMDDEYYRRMEAIEFAVKYDDGKDARGFMQAQVVLIGASRTSKTPLSVFLSHKGIKAANLPLMPEVKPPAELYPLPGRLIVGLTMQPEQLLHIRSERLKTLGLPGSAQYASMERIMEELNHASRVMEELGCPVIDVTSRAIEETAGIIIEMMNS